Proteins encoded together in one Papaver somniferum cultivar HN1 unplaced genomic scaffold, ASM357369v1 unplaced-scaffold_117, whole genome shotgun sequence window:
- the LOC113329917 gene encoding conserved oligomeric Golgi complex subunit 1-like codes for MRTPRASTATSTTTNDETGFRDAESLFRTKPISEIRTIEVKTQKEIQEKKEELRQLVGNRYRDLIDSADSIVCMKSSCQSISSNISMIENYIHSLSNNNNDYGGNTPRGMNYSNPVRVRVYGIASRVKYLVDTPENIWGCLDESMFLEASGRYIRAKLVHDLVVSSENKEFLKNFPLLGHQWGIVESFKGQISAWSRERLMDYDLGIGAYADALGAVAVIDELGPEEVLRLFLESRKSWVSMKLGGSGDVVSVFCDIVKIIQVSLGQVGEMFLQVLNDMPLFYKTILGSPPASQLFGGLPNPEEEVKQWKLHREKLESVMLVLDKELIAKTCLNWLKTCGEETVSKVNGRYLIDSIISGEELASAEKLIRESLDSRKVLEGSLEWLKSVFGSEIESPWNRIRELVLGTDEDLWDGIFEDAFVRRMKEIIDSEFKDLSRVVNVKDSIRAIVPVPGVGRIDFITYLNRPSTGGGVWFLEPNVRKTGTGLTSRGATDENDFHSCLNAYFGPEVGQIRDAVDSRCQKILEDFMCFLGSPRAASRLRELSSYLQDECYESLSIIVGEIEEELRHLSSSIRHINGDSEPPAILVERSLFIGRLLFAFRNHSSHIPLILGSPRLWVNATSSMMFDKGTSPHPVNSRISLDSPMRDSPRRQSLNGIRRQSSSTSAALSGVIDSASPKLDLLSTKFRDICIWAHSLWITWVSDELSAILSKEINNDDALSLTSSSRSWEETVIKQENASEGPVEMKIELPSMPSLYLTSFLYQASEEVHRIGGHVLDKLILQKFALGLLERVLSIYGSFVSTLDARSPKVTERGVLQILLDLRFVFDILSGGDLNMNDELSKTPKSKLSMKSQVQKQNSSVSRKSVLELTSGLSQRLDPIDWQTYESYLWENEKQAYLRHAVLFGFFVQLNRMYTDTQRKLPSNSESNIMRCSVVPRFKYLPISAPALSSRGTAKSALPSSTEDISSRSSWKSYPSGDTSPKLDYDNTSSFGVASPFLKSFMQVGSRFGESTLKLGSMLTDGQVGRLKDKSAAAMSTFGDMLPVQAAGLLSSLSVRSTDL; via the exons TAATAACAATGATTATGGAGGTAATACCCCTAGGGGGATGAATTACAGTAATCCTGTTAGAGTAAGGGTCTATGGAATTGCTTCTAGGGTTAAGTATTTGGTGGATACACCTGAGAATATTTGGGGTTGTTTAGATGAATCTATGTTTTTAGAGGCTTCTGGGAGGTACATTAGGGCGAAATTGGTACATGATTTGGTTGTCAGTAGTGAGAATAAGGAGTTTTTGAAGAATTTTCCGTTGTTGGGGCATCAATGGGGGATTGTTGAGAGTTTTAAAGGGCAGATATCTGCTTGGAGTAGAGAGAGATTGATGGATTATGATTTGGGGATTGGGGCTTATGCTGATGCATTGGGTGCCGTTGCGGTAATTGATGAGTTGGGTCCGGAGGAGGTGTTGAGGTTGTTTTTGGAGTCTAGGAAATCGTGGGTTTCGATGAAATTAGGGGGTTCAGGGGATGTGGTTTCGGTTTTTTGCGATATTGTTAAGATAATTCAGGTTAGTTTAGGGCAGGTAGGAGAAATGTTTTTGCAGGTGTTGAATGATATGCCGTTGTTTTATAAGACTATATTGGGGTCACCACCCGCTTCGCAGTTGTTTGGTGGGTTGCCGAATCCGGAAGAGGAAGTGAAGCAGTGGAAATTACATCGGGAGAAGCTTGAATCGGTTATGTTGGTATTGGATAAGGAGTTGATTGCTAAAACTTGTTTGAATTGGTTGAAGACTTGTGGCGAAGAGACTGTTAGTAAAGTCAATGGGAGATACTTAATTGATAGTATTATTAGCGGGGAAGAGTTAGCGTCAGCTGAGAAGCTGATCAGAGAGTCGTTGGATAGTCGTAAGGTGTTGGAAGGGAGTTTGGAGTGGCTTAAGAGTGTTTTTGGATCTGAGATTGAATCTCCTTGGAATAGGATTCGTGAACTTGTCTTGGGTACTGACGAAGATCTCTGGGATGGGATTTTTGAGGATGCTTTTGTTCGGAGGATGAAAGAGATTATAGATTCTGAATTTAAGGATTTAAGTAGAGTTGTTAATGTGAAGGATTCAATCAGGGCAATTGTGCCAGTTCCTGGGGTAGGTCGCATTGATTTCATAACGTACTTAAACAGACCATCTACAGGAGGCGGAGTTTGGTTTTTGGAGCCAAATGTTAGAAAGACTGGTACAGGATTGACATCTAGAGGGGCAACAGATGAAAATGACTTCCATAGTTGTCTGAATGCATATTTCGGTCCAGAAGTTGGTCAAATTAGAGATGCAGTAGACAGCAGATGCCAGAAAATTCTAGAAGATTTTATGTGCTTCTTAGGGTCTCCCAGAGCTGCATCAAGGTTGAGAGAGTTATCTTCTTATCTGCAGGATGAATGTTATGAAAGTTTATCAATTATAGTGGGAGAAATTGAAGAGGAACTTCGACACCTTTCATCTTCGATAAGGCATATCAACGGGGATTCTGAACCACCAGCGATATTGGTCGAAAGGTCTCTATTCATTGGGCGTCTCTTATTTGCATTTCGAAATCACTCAAGTCACATACCCTTGATACTCGGTTCTCCAAGGTTATGGGTGAATGCCACAAGCTCTATGATGTTTGATAAGGGAACATCACCCCACCCAGTTAACTCGAGGATTTCCCTTGATTCTCCCATGCGTGATAGCCCCAGAAGGCAAAGTCTGAATGGCATCAGAAGACAATCTTCATCTACTTCGGCTGCCTTGTCTGGGGTGATTGACAGTGCCAGTCCAAAACTTGATTTACTTAGCACGAAATTCCGAGATATATGTATTTGGGCTCACAGTTTGTGGATTACTTGGGTATCTGATGAATTGTCAGCCATTCTATCGAAGGAAATCAATAACGACGATGCATTGTCATTGACATCTTCCTCGAGG AGCTGGGAAGAAACTGTCATTAAACAAGAGAATGCCAGTGAGGGTCCTGTGGAGATGAAGATAGAACTTCCTTCCATGCCTTCACTTTATCTTACATCTTTCCTATATCAAGCTAGTGAAGAGGTTCATAGAATTGGAGGGCACGTCCTTGACAAATTGATTCTGCAGAAGTTTGCTCTGGGACTTTTGGAAAGG GTGCTGAGTATATATGGCAGCTTTGTTTCTACCTTAGATGCTCGCAGTCCTAAGGTGACTGAAAGAGGAGTGCTGCAAATTCTATTAGACTTGAGGTTCGTTTTCGATATTTTATCTGGGGGTGACTTGAACATGAACGATGAGTTATCTAAAACTCCCAAATCCAAGCTCTCTATGAAAAGCCAGGTGCAAAAACAGAACTCCTCTGTCAGTAGAAAGAGTGTCCTGGAATTGACAAGTGGTCTCTCACAAAGACTGGATCCTATAGACTGGCAAAC GTATGAGTCTTATCTCTGGGAGAATGAGAAACAGGCATACCTACGGCATGCTGTCCTCTTTGGTTTCTTTGTGCAGCTTAATCGAATGTACACTGACACCCAGCGGAAATTACCTAGCAATTCTGAGTCAAACATAATGAGGTGTTCCGTAGTCCCACGCTTCAAATACCTTCCAATCAG TGCTCCAGCATTATCTTCAAGAGGGACAGCTAAATCAGCTCTTCCAAGTTCTACTGAAGATATATCCTCCAGAAGCTCCTGGAAAAGCTATCCGAGTGGAGACACCTCACCAAAACTTGATTATGACAATACATCTAGCTTTGGAGTTGCCAGTCCATTTCTTAAGTCTTTCATGCAG GTCGGCAGTAGATTTGGTGAGAGCACACTGAAACTAGGGTCCATGCTTACAGATGGACAAGTAGGAAGGCTAAAGGACAAATCAGCAGCAGCCATGTCGACATTCGGTGACATGTTACCAGTCCAGGCAGCCGGCCTTCTATCTTCTCTTAGTGTCAGGTCAACTGACCTTTGA